The nucleotide window CATGAGCAGAGTAGCTAAAGCCAAAGCCTCCTGTTTCATGATCGGCCGTAACAACGACTAAAGTATCGTCTCTATCTTTTACCCACTGATAAACTACTCCTAGCATTTCATCTGCACTCAATAGTTCATGCAGCATTAGACCTGCATCATTACCATGACCCGCCCAATCTATTTGTCCGGCCTCTACCATTAAGAAAAATCCTTTATCATTATCTTTTTCTAAATTCTTGAGGGCAAACTCAGTCATCTCAGTAAGAGTTGGTATTGTTCTGTCTTTATTATTCTTATTTTTCGTATACCAAATCCCATTAGGCATTGCAGAATTAGAAAATAGGCCTAGAACTTTCTTAGACTGATTTTTCATTAAATCACTTTTTTGAAAAGCAAGCGAGTATCCCTTTGACTTGGCAAAGGTTAGTAGATTCTCATCGTCTTTTCTTTTAGAGTTATGCTTAAACTCTTTTGGAATGAGGTTCATGGAATCTGGAGTAGGCGAACTTGGTAGAAAGTGTCTAAGTCCACCTGATAACATTAGATCAGGTCCTACTTCTAACATTTGCTTAGCAATTTCATTTTCATTACTTCTCTTTTTATTATGTGAAGCATATGAGGCAGGTGTCGCGTGTGTAATTCGTGTATCAGAGATTAGTCCAGTTCTTAGTCCCGCTTTTTTAGCAACTTCAAGAATTGTCTCACTTGTTCTTCCTTTGTAATCAAGACCGACGACTTCTGGCAGAGAATATTCTCCCGTGGCATACTGAGTGGCCGAACAAGAGGAATCAACAACTAGCTTTCCTCCAGGATTTGTCATTACAGAGCTGGTCTCTCCAATACTCATAAGCTTTTCAAGATTTGTCGGCCCCTTGAACTTAGAAGATGGAGCATGCTTAGCATAGAGCTGAAGTAGCGAGAGCTGTTGTGGGCCCATCCCATCACCGATAATAAAGATAACGTTCTTTATTTTCTTATTTGTTTGATAATAATCTTTCTGTTGTGTACATGAAGATAGAAAGACGATGGTAATGAGTAGAGCTAATTTCACTAAATATCCTAGACGATTGATTAAGTATTTATTTTAACTAATTTTTATGATTTGAGTACAGTGTTAAGTGTTTCGCTGTGAGTCTTTAGAAATGGCGAATGATAACTTTAGGATTAATTGATTTTGAAGTGAAGAGATTTTATAGAATAAT belongs to Halobacteriovorax sp. HLS and includes:
- a CDS encoding alkaline phosphatase, with the protein product MKLALLITIVFLSSCTQQKDYYQTNKKIKNVIFIIGDGMGPQQLSLLQLYAKHAPSSKFKGPTNLEKLMSIGETSSVMTNPGGKLVVDSSCSATQYATGEYSLPEVVGLDYKGRTSETILEVAKKAGLRTGLISDTRITHATPASYASHNKKRSNENEIAKQMLEVGPDLMLSGGLRHFLPSSPTPDSMNLIPKEFKHNSKRKDDENLLTFAKSKGYSLAFQKSDLMKNQSKKVLGLFSNSAMPNGIWYTKNKNNKDRTIPTLTEMTEFALKNLEKDNDKGFFLMVEAGQIDWAGHGNDAGLMLHELLSADEMLGVVYQWVKDRDDTLVVVTADHETGGFGFSYSAHDVLKEEKVSTDHFKDGIYKSYFNYGEYKILDKIYNQKSSFQEMLQNVSKWDKKEQTPQKMKEYFESQMDFKLSDADVAQILKSSENKYHNESHPYLAEKEFPHIEDFSAFYVYGNRIRQNIFARVLADQQNAVWATATHTSTPVMMVTVGPKSLTDTFDGLLHSTEVGRKTFKALGLSKEFRD